The following coding sequences lie in one Arabidopsis thaliana chromosome 3, partial sequence genomic window:
- the MEE34 gene encoding Mov34/MPN/PAD-1 family protein (maternal effect embryo arrest 34 (MEE34); CONTAINS InterPro DOMAIN/s: Mov34/MPN/PAD-1 (InterPro:IPR000555); BEST Arabidopsis thaliana protein match is: RP non-ATPase subunit 8A (TAIR:AT5G05780.1); Has 1383 Blast hits to 1379 proteins in 243 species: Archae - 0; Bacteria - 0; Metazoa - 560; Fungi - 337; Plants - 281; Viruses - 0; Other Eukaryotes - 205 (source: NCBI BLink).) has translation MDVIKTQQISARTIEKVIVHPLVLLSIVDHYNRVAKDTSKRVVGVLLGSSSRGTVDVTNSYAVPFEEDDKDTSIWFLDHNYHESMFHMFKRINAKEHIVGWYSTGPKLRENDLDVHALFNGYVPNPVLVIIDVQPKELGIPTKAYYAVEEVKENATQKSQQVFVHVPTEIAAHEVEEIGVEHLLRDVKDTTISTLATEVTAKLTALKGLDARLREIRTYLDLVIEGKLPLNHEILYHLQDVFNLLPNLNVNELVKAFAVKTNDMMLVIYLSSLIRSVIALHSLINNKLLNKEHEKAEDSKPVDIPLITES, from the exons TATCGGCAAGGACAATCGAGAAAGTGATCGTTCACCCACTTGTCTTGCTTAGTATCGTCGACCATTACAATCGTGTAGCCAAGGACACGAGCAAGCGCGTCGTCGGCGTTTTGCTCGGAAGTAGCTCTCGTGGTACTGTTGACGTCACCAACAGCTACGCAG TGCCTTTTGAGGAGGATGACAAAGACACAAGCATATGGTTTCTTGATCACAACTACCACGAGTCGATGTTTCACATGTTCAAGAGAATTAATG CTAAGGAGCATATTGTGGGTTGGTACAGCACAGGTCCTAAACTTCGAGAGAATGATTTGGATGTTCACGCTTTATTCAATGG CTACGTTCCAAATCCAGTGTTGGTCATTATTGATGTCCAACCTAAAGAACTTGGAATCCCCACAAAAGCATACTATGCGGTTGAGGAGGTGAAAGAG AATGCTACCCAGAAAAGCCAACAGGTTTTTGTACACGTGCCTACAGAAATTGCAGCTCATGAAGTTGAGGAAATTG GTGTGGAACATTTGCTCAGGGATGTAAAAGACACAACCATCAGTACCTTGGCAACTGAG GTCACTGCGAAACTTACTGCTCTGAAGGGATTGGATGCACGACTTCGGGAGATCCGGACTTACCTTGACCTTGTAATCGAAGGAAAACTCCCATTAAACCATGAAATCTTATACCATCTTCAG GACGTATTCAACTTGCTTCCTAACTTGAACGTCAACGAGTTGGTTAAAGCCTTTGCAG taaaaacaaatgacaTGATGCTCGTAATCTACCTTTCTTCGCTTATCCGAAGTGTAATCGCCCTCCACAGTTTGATCAACAACAAG TTGTTGAATAAGGAACATGAAAAAGCAGAGGACTCAAAGCCTGTTGACATACCCTTAATCACTGAGAGTTAA
- the MEE34 gene encoding Mov34/MPN/PAD-1 family protein (maternal effect embryo arrest 34 (MEE34); FUNCTIONS IN: molecular_function unknown; INVOLVED IN: protein catabolic process, ubiquitin-dependent protein catabolic process, embryo development ending in seed dormancy; LOCATED IN: proteasome complex, nucleus, proteasome regulatory particle, lid subcomplex; EXPRESSED IN: 22 plant structures; EXPRESSED DURING: 13 growth stages; CONTAINS InterPro DOMAIN/s: Mov34/MPN/PAD-1 (InterPro:IPR000555); BEST Arabidopsis thaliana protein match is: RP non-ATPase subunit 8A (TAIR:AT5G05780.2).) produces MDVIKTQQISARTIEKVIVHPLVLLSIVDHYNRVAKDTSKRVVGVLLGSSSRGTVDVTNSYAVPFEEDDKDTSIWFLDHNYHESMFHMFKRINAKEHIVGWYSTGPKLRENDLDVHALFNGYVPNPVLVIIDVQPKELGIPTKAYYAVEENATQKSQQVFVHVPTEIAAHEVEEIGVEHLLRDVKDTTISTLATEVTAKLTALKGLDARLREIRTYLDLVIEGKLPLNHEILYHLQDVFNLLPNLNVNELVKAFAVKTNDMMLVIYLSSLIRSVIALHSLINNKLLNKEHEKAEDSKPVDIPLITES; encoded by the exons TATCGGCAAGGACAATCGAGAAAGTGATCGTTCACCCACTTGTCTTGCTTAGTATCGTCGACCATTACAATCGTGTAGCCAAGGACACGAGCAAGCGCGTCGTCGGCGTTTTGCTCGGAAGTAGCTCTCGTGGTACTGTTGACGTCACCAACAGCTACGCAG TGCCTTTTGAGGAGGATGACAAAGACACAAGCATATGGTTTCTTGATCACAACTACCACGAGTCGATGTTTCACATGTTCAAGAGAATTAATG CTAAGGAGCATATTGTGGGTTGGTACAGCACAGGTCCTAAACTTCGAGAGAATGATTTGGATGTTCACGCTTTATTCAATGG CTACGTTCCAAATCCAGTGTTGGTCATTATTGATGTCCAACCTAAAGAACTTGGAATCCCCACAAAAGCATACTATGCGGTTGAGGAG AATGCTACCCAGAAAAGCCAACAGGTTTTTGTACACGTGCCTACAGAAATTGCAGCTCATGAAGTTGAGGAAATTG GTGTGGAACATTTGCTCAGGGATGTAAAAGACACAACCATCAGTACCTTGGCAACTGAG GTCACTGCGAAACTTACTGCTCTGAAGGGATTGGATGCACGACTTCGGGAGATCCGGACTTACCTTGACCTTGTAATCGAAGGAAAACTCCCATTAAACCATGAAATCTTATACCATCTTCAG GACGTATTCAACTTGCTTCCTAACTTGAACGTCAACGAGTTGGTTAAAGCCTTTGCAG taaaaacaaatgacaTGATGCTCGTAATCTACCTTTCTTCGCTTATCCGAAGTGTAATCGCCCTCCACAGTTTGATCAACAACAAG TTGTTGAATAAGGAACATGAAAAAGCAGAGGACTCAAAGCCTGTTGACATACCCTTAATCACTGAGAGTTAA
- a CDS encoding Duplicated homeodomain-like superfamily protein (Duplicated homeodomain-like superfamily protein; CONTAINS InterPro DOMAIN/s: Molecular chaperone, heat shock protein, Hsp40, DnaJ (InterPro:IPR015609), SANT, eukarya (InterPro:IPR017884), Myb-like DNA-binding domain, SHAQKYF class (InterPro:IPR006447), SANT, DNA-binding (InterPro:IPR001005), Myb, DNA-binding (InterPro:IPR014778), Homeodomain-like (InterPro:IPR009057), HTH transcriptional regulator, Myb-type, DNA-binding (InterPro:IPR017930); BEST Arabidopsis thaliana protein match is: Duplicated homeodomain-like superfamily protein (TAIR:AT5G05790.1); Has 1712 Blast hits to 1708 proteins in 167 species: Archae - 0; Bacteria - 0; Metazoa - 132; Fungi - 4; Plants - 1403; Viruses - 0; Other Eukaryotes - 173 (source: NCBI BLink).): METLHPFSHLPISDHRFVVQEMVSLHSSSSGSWTKEENKMFERALAIYAEDSPDRWFKVASMIPGKTVFDVMKQYSKLEEDVFDIEAGRVPIPGYPAASSPLGFDTDMCRKRPSGARGSDQDRKKGVPWTEEEHRRFLLGLLKYGKGDWRNISRNFVVSKTPTQVASHAQKYYQRQLSGAKDKRRPSIHDITTGNLLNANLNRSFSDHRDILPDLGFIDKDDTEEGVIFMGQNLSSENLFSPSPTSFEAAINFAGENVFSAGA; encoded by the exons aTGGAGACTCTGCATCCATTCTCTCACCTACCTATCTCTGACCACCGGTTCGTTGTTCAAGAGATGGTGAGCTTACACAGCTCGAGTAGCGGTAGCTGGactaaagaagagaacaagatGTTCGAACGAGCTCTTGCGATATACGCTGAAGACTCGCCTGATCGCTGGTTTAAAGTTGCTTCCATGATCCCTGGAAAGACtgtttttgatgttatgaAGCAATATAGTAAGCTTGAAGAAGACGTTTTCGATATTGAAGCAGGACGTGTTCCCATTCCTGGTTATCCTGCAGCTTCTTCTCCCTTGGGGTTTGACACGGACATGTGTCGTAAACGGCCTAGTGGAGCTAGAGGATCTGATCAAGATCGAAAGAAAGGAGTCCCTTGGACAGAGGAAGAACACAG GAGATTCTTGTTAGGCCTTCTCAAGTACGGTAAAGGAGATTGGAGAAACATATCGAGAAACTTCGTGGTGTCAAAGACGCCAACGCAAGTGGCGAGCCACGCCCAAAAGTATTACCAGAGACAGCTCTCCGGAGCCAAGGACAAACGCAGGCCAAGTATCCATGACATCACAACCGGCAATCTTCTCAATGCCAATCTCAACCGTTCCTTTTCCGATCATAGAGATATTCTCcctgatttagggtttatcgATAAGGATGATACGGAGGAGGGAGTAATATTTATGGGTCAGAATCTCTCTTCAGAAAATCTGTTTTCTCCATCACCAACTTCATTCGAAGCTGCCATTAACTTCGCCGGAGAAAATGTCTTCAGTGCCGGAGCTTAA
- a CDS encoding Myb/SANT-like DNA-binding domain protein (unknown protein; BEST Arabidopsis thaliana protein match is: unknown protein (TAIR:AT3G11310.1); Has 720 Blast hits to 435 proteins in 28 species: Archae - 0; Bacteria - 2; Metazoa - 0; Fungi - 32; Plants - 682; Viruses - 0; Other Eukaryotes - 4 (source: NCBI BLink).) has protein sequence MMPKAAWEPEYHRVFVDLCVEQKMLGNQPGTQHILKPFLQRTGARFTRNQLKNHWDTMIKQWKIWCRLVQCSDMQWDPQTNTFGANDQDWANYLHVNPEAGQYRLNPPSFLEKLELIFEDSNLDDEGTSGSKRKRIAKHRDEDNDNTGDEEDTQSASNFSSPQSKGYWSPSSHELFVDLLFQEALKGNRPDSHYPKETWKMILETINQNTGKSFTRPQLKNHWDCTRKSWKIWCQVIGAPVMKWDATSRTFGATDEDWKNYLKENHRAAPFRRKQLPHADKLATIFKGLIEPGKAYFRSYRRRVLDHHSESPQLHDPTPLSTLYTNEPVSGSEGGADEDDNDDDDEQPTPQHRRFNSVGFAESRLQDVEIVTPGCHRLKTELMKESPVSASVRQYEYTIGECIECLDSMEEVEQGSDLYLFALDLFVKKEYREIFLLLKNSSLRMSWLLRLRSGGLTIAA, from the exons ATGATGCCGAAAGCTGCGTGGGAACCAGAATACCACAGAGTATTTGTGGACTTATGCGTCGAGCAAAAGATGTTAGGGAATCAACCTGGAACGCAGCATATATTGAAACCTTTTCTACAAAGAACTGGCGCTAGGTTCACCAGAAACCAGCTTAAGAATCACTGGGATACAATGATCAAGCAGTGGAAGATTTGGTGTAGACTTGTTCAATGCAGTGATATGCAATGGGATCCTCAGACTAACACTTTTGGTGCTAATGATCAAGACTGGGCCAACTATTTACAT GTGAATCCTGAGGCTGGGCAGTATCGGTTGAATCCTCCATCGTTCCTCGAGAAACTTGAGCTTATCTTTGAAGATAGTAACTTAGATGATGAAGGTACTTCAGGTAGCAAAAGGAAGCGAATAGCCAAGCATCGtgatgaagataatgataatactggagatgaagaagacacGCAAAGCGCTTCTAATTTCTCGAGTCCTCAGTCGAAAGGATACTGGTCACCGTCTTCACATGAGctgtttgttgatttgttgttcCAAGAGGCTTTAAAAGGAAACAGACCTGACTCACATTATCCAAAGGAAACTTGGAAAATGATCCTTGAGACTATCAATCAGAATACCGGTAAAAGCTTCACCAGACCGCAACTCAAGAATCATTGGGATTGCACCAGGAAATCGTGGAAGATCTGGTGTCAAGTGATTGGTGCTCCTGTCATGAAATGGGATGCAACTTCTCGAACATTTGGTGCTACTGATGAAGACTGGAAAAACTACTTGAAG GAGAATCATAGAGCAGCACCATTCAGAAGGAAACAACTTCCTCACGCGGATAAACTAGCAACCATCTTCAAAGGACTTATAGAACCAGGAAAAGCCTATTTCCGTTCTTATCGCAGGAGAGTGCTTGATCATCATTCCGAATCACCACAGCTACATGACCCAACTCCATTATCAACACTTTACACAAACGAGCCAGTCTCAGGTAGTGAAGGTGGAGCTGATGAAGATGAcaatgatgacgatgatgagcAGCCTACTCCGCAGCACCGGAGATTTAACAGTGTTGGTTTTGCAGAGTCTCGGTTACAAGATGTTGAAATTGTAACTCCGGGATGCCACAGGTTAAAAACTGAGCTGATGAAGGAGAGTCCAGTGAGTGCATCGGTTAGGCAGTACGAGTATACCATTGGGGAATGCATTGAGTGTTTGGACTCCATGGAAGAGGTTGAGCAAGGTAGTGATCTTTACTTGTTTGCGTTGGATTTGTTTGTGAAGAAAGAGTACAGAGAGATTTTCTTGCTGTTGAAGAACTCAAGTTTGAGAATGTCTTGGCTGCTTAGACTTCGATCTGGTGGCCTTACCATTGCTGCCTAA
- a CDS encoding uncharacterized protein (unknown protein; BEST Arabidopsis thaliana protein match is: unknown protein (TAIR:AT3G11290.1); Has 89 Blast hits to 89 proteins in 8 species: Archae - 0; Bacteria - 0; Metazoa - 0; Fungi - 0; Plants - 89; Viruses - 0; Other Eukaryotes - 0 (source: NCBI BLink).) has product MTKSMWGHEHHKVFVDLCKEQKMLGNKPSGSGRYGVDLFNAVISHMKWDPQTKTFGASIRDWANYLQDLEFIFEGTSGSKKKRRCNHPDEDTQSASKAYWSSSSHELLVDLLFQESLKGNRPIKTRDRMASCSRILLLVASLSAIFDEHSSLQVQCETLFYGRLIYRGLEQRFGGTIVILPKRCVPYPFPPPHTEKIIVFGEIFEALV; this is encoded by the exons ATGACGAAATCCATGTGGGGACATGAACACCACAAAGTGTTTGTGGACTTATGCAAGGAGCAAAAGATGTTGGGAAACAAACCT TCAGGCAGTGGAAGATATGGTGTAGACTTGTTCAATGCAGTCATATCACATATGAAATGGGATCCTCAGACAAAGACGTTTGGTGCCAGTATTCGAGACTGGGCCAACTATTTACAG GACCTAGAGTTTATCTTTGAAGGTACTTCCGGCAGCAAAAAGAAGCGAAGATGCAATCATCCTGATGAAGATACGCAAAGCGCGTCTAAAGCATATTGGTCATCGTCTTCACATGAGCTGcttgttgatttgttgttcCAAGAGTCTTTAAAAGGAAACAGACCTATCAAAACCAGAG ATAGAATGGCTAGTTGTTCtagaattcttcttcttgtggcTTCTCTCTCTGCTATATTTGACGAACATTCGTCGCTACAAGTTCAAT GCGAAACGCTTTTCTATGGCAGGCTCATATATCGTGGCTTAGAGCAACGGTTTGGGGGTACTATTGTCATTCTTCCGAAACGTTGTGTACCTTACCCGTTTCCTCCGCCTCATACCGAGAAAATCATAGTTTTCGGGGAGATTTTTGAAGCTTTAGTTTAG
- a CDS encoding Myb/SANT-like DNA-binding domain protein (unknown protein; BEST Arabidopsis thaliana protein match is: unknown protein (TAIR:AT3G11290.1); Has 575 Blast hits to 342 proteins in 22 species: Archae - 0; Bacteria - 2; Metazoa - 0; Fungi - 10; Plants - 559; Viruses - 0; Other Eukaryotes - 4 (source: NCBI BLink).), with translation MTREKVMWEPELHKVFVDLCVEQKMLGFRLPGLNRIWESFVQNTGARFTRDQLKNHWDTMLRLWRAWCRLVECSEMKWDPQTKKFGASTEVWTNYFRVNPKAKQYRFRSSPPPFLKDLKMIFEGTDLGDEEGTSCGKRKRIPDADNDTGDEDNDTGDDDNYTGDDDITIPRYKAYWSSSSHEIFVDLLFTESLKENRPKPARRNGYYAKETWNMMVESFNQKTGLRYTRKQLKNHWNITRDAWRRWCQAVGSPLLKWDANTKTFGATSEDWENYSKENKRAEQFRLKHIPHADKLAIIFKGHVEPGKTALRPYRKRVNHHSEAPQHPAPSSALNINESVPGSEGGADDDHHIVMDHHFESPHDPASSSEIDLNEPVTGSEGGADDDHYIVLNHLVESPHDRAPSSELDINKPVAGIEGIADDNDNHEPTPHHWAFNGVGVEESQDVETVTPAPCERINIELVEKITSNALVKEYEYTIGECMKCLNAMEEVEKGSELYMLALDLFMNKECREMFLLLETSTLRMSWLLRRLSGGSTMAA, from the exons ATGACGAGAGAGAAAGTCATGTGGGAACCTGAACTACACAAAGTATTTGTGGATTTATGCGTTGAGCAAAAGATGTTGGGATTTCGATTACCTGGATTGAACCGTATATGGGAATCTTTTGTACAAAACACTGGCGCTAGGTTCACCAGAGACCAGCTTAAGAATCATTGGGATACCATGTTGAGACTGTGGAGGGCGTGGTGTAGACTTGTTGAATGCAGTGAGATGAAATGGGATCCCCAGACAAAGAAGTTTGGTGCGAGTACTGAAGTCTGGACCAACTATTTTAGG GTGAATCCTAAGGCTAAGCAGTATCGGTTTAGGTCGAGTCCTCCACCGTTTCTCAAGGACCTAAAGATGATCTTTGAAGGTACTGACTTAGGTGATGAAGAAGGTACATCATGTGGCAAAAGAAAGCGAATTCCTGATGCAGATAATGATACTGGAGATGAAGATAATGACActggagatgatgataattACACTGGAGATGATGATATCACTATTCCGCGGTATAAAGCATATTGGTCATCGTCTTCACATGAgatttttgtggatttgttGTTCACAGAgtctttaaaagaaaacagacCTAAGCCAGCCAGACGTAACGGATACTATGCAAAGGAAACTTGGAATATGATGGTTGAGTCGTTCAACCAGAAGACAGGACTACGCTACACAAGAAAGCAGCTCAAAAACCACTGGAATATTACCAGGGATGCTTGGAGGCGCTGGTGTCAAGCTGTTGGCTCTCCGCTGTTGAAGTGGGATGCCAACACCAAAACCTTTGGCGCTACGTCGGAGGACTGGGAAAACTACTCCAAG GAAAATAAGAGAGCTGAACAATTCAGATTGAAACATATTCCTCACGCTGATAAACTAGCAATCATCTTCAAAGGACATGTAGAACCTGGAAAGACCGCTTTGCGTCCTTATCGCAAGAGAGTGAATCATCATTCCGAAGCACCACAACACCCAGCTCCTTCATCAGCACTCAACATTAACGAGTCTGTCCCAGGAAGTGAAGGTGGAGCTGATGATGACCACCACATAGTGATGGATCATCACTTCGAATCACCACATGACCCAGCTTCATCATCAGAAATCGACCTAAACGAGCCAGTCACAGGAAGTGAAGGTGGAGCTGATGATGACCACTACATAGTGTTGAATCATCTTGTCGAATCACCACATGACCGAGCTCCATCATCAGAACTCGACATCAACAAACCAGTCGCAGGAATTGAAGGTATAGCTGATGATAATGACAATCATGAGCCTACTCCGCATCACTGGGCATTTAACGGTGTTGGTGTTGAAGAGTCACAAGATGTGGAAACTGTAACTCCTGCGCCATGTGAAAGGATCAATATTGAGCTGGTGGAGAAGATTACATCAAATGCATTGGTTAAGGAGTACGAATATACCATTGGAGAATGCATGAAGTGTTTGAACGCCATGGAAGAGGTTGAGAAAGGTAGTGAACTTTACATGCTTGCGTTGGATTTGTTTATGAACAAAGAGTGCAGAGAGATGTTCTTATTGTTGGAGACCTCAACTTTGAGAATGTCTTGGCTGCTTAGACGCCTATCCGGTGGCTCTACCATGGCTGCCTAA
- a CDS encoding Nucleotide-sugar transporter family protein (Nucleotide-sugar transporter family protein; FUNCTIONS IN: organic anion transmembrane transporter activity; LOCATED IN: endomembrane system, membrane; EXPRESSED IN: 19 plant structures; EXPRESSED DURING: 11 growth stages; CONTAINS InterPro DOMAIN/s: Protein of unknown function DUF6, transmembrane (InterPro:IPR000620), Protein of unknown function DUF250 (InterPro:IPR004853); BEST Arabidopsis thaliana protein match is: Nucleotide-sugar transporter family protein (TAIR:AT5G05820.1); Has 3089 Blast hits to 3084 proteins in 315 species: Archae - 10; Bacteria - 135; Metazoa - 742; Fungi - 470; Plants - 1357; Viruses - 0; Other Eukaryotes - 375 (source: NCBI BLink).), translating to MKIAANGRFFTIGLVASWYSSNIGVLLLNKYLLSNYGFKYPIFLTMCHMTACSLLSYVAIAWMKMVPMQTIRSRVQFLKIAALSLVFCVSVVFGNISLRFLPVSFNQAIGATTPFFTAVFAYLITFKREAWLTYFTLVPVVTGVVIASGSEPSFHLFGFIMCIAATAARALKSVLQGILLSSEGEKLNSMNLLLYMAPIAVVFLLPATLIMEKNVVGITIALARDDFRIVWYLLFNSALAYFVNLTNFLVTKHTSALTLQVLGNAKGAVAVVVSILIFRNPVSVTGMLGYSLTVCGVILYSEAKKRSK from the exons atgaagatagCGGCCAATGGCCGGTTTTTCACAATCGGACTCGTAGCGTCATGGTATTCATCGAACATCGGAGTTTTATTGCTGAACAAGTACTTGTTAAGCAACTATGGATTCAAGTATCCGATCTTCCTCACCATGTGTCACATGACGGCTTGTTCTCTTCTCAGCTACGTTGCTATTGCTTGGATGAAGATGGTTCCGATGCAAACGATCCGATCTCGAGTTCAGTTTCTTAAGATCGCTGCGTTAAGTCTCGTTTTCTGTGTGTCGGTGGTTTTTGGGAATATCTCTCTTCGGTTTCTTCCTGTATCGTTTAATCAAGCGATTGGTGCTACGACGCCGTTTTTCACCGCCGTGTTTGCTTATCTGATTACTTTTAAGAGAGAAGCTTGGTTGACTTACTTCACTCTCGTCCCTGTTGTTACCGGTGTTGTCATTGCCAGTGGG AGTGAGCCAAGTTTCCACCTGTTTGGATTCATTATGTGCATTGCAGCTACAGCTGCAAGAGCACTTAAATCAGTTCTTCAAGGAATTTTGCTTTCTTCAGAAGG GGAGAAGCTAAATTCCATGAACCTCCTCCTTTACATGGCTCCCATAGCTGTTGTGTTCCTCCTTCCTGCTACACTTATCAtggaaaaaaatgttgttggCATTACAATTGCACTTGCCAGAGACGATTTTAGAATCGTTTGGTATCTGCTATTCAATTCGGCGCTAGCTTATTTTGTGAACTTGACCAATTTCTTAGTCACGAAACACACCAGCGCTCTGACTCTCCAG GTGCTAGGAAACGCCAAAGGTGCAGTAGCAGTGGTGGTATCAATCCTGATATTCAGGAATCCTGTCTCAGTGACTGGAATGTTAGGTTACTCGCTCACTGTCTGTGGAGTTATCCTCTACAGCGAAGCCAAGAAAcgaagcaaataa